A window of Vigna unguiculata cultivar IT97K-499-35 chromosome 4, ASM411807v1, whole genome shotgun sequence contains these coding sequences:
- the LOC114182151 gene encoding strigolactone esterase D14-like — translation MEPKLHNNPKMLEKQWLSTALNARTLGLGTETIVFAHGFGTDQSVWDKITPFLAEHYKVVLFDWPFSGAVDPTLYDPFKYSSMEAFADVLVTLMDQMDLKAITFVGHSMSGMIGCIASIARPDLFKRLILLCASPRYLNTDDYEGGFTSSDVEQFLQSMESNYDNWVTAFSLLAVDTNDEPSVNKFREFLRRMRAGVALSLAKTVFYSDYRDILEKIETPCTIIQTTSDIIVPFNVALYMERKIKGKVTLEALEAKGHFPQMTACSQLVDVLKGVIGL, via the exons ATGGAACCCAAACTTCACAACAACCCAAAGATGTTAGAAAAACAGTGGCTTTCTACTGCCTTGAATGCCAGAACCCTCGGATTAGGCACTGAGACCATAGTCTTTGCTCATGGTTTTGGAACAGACCAGTCTGTCTGGGACAAGATCACTCCTTTCCTTGCCGAACACTACAAGGTTGTGCTGTTTGATTGGCCCTTTTCTGGCGCTGTGGATCCAACCCTCTATGACCCTTTCAAGTATTCCTCCATGGAAGCTTTTGCTGATGTCTTGGTCACTCTCATGGATCAGATGGACCTCAAAGCTATCACCTTTGTTGGTCATTCCATGTCTGGCATGATTGGCTGCATAGCCTCCATAGCCAGACCTGACCTCTTCAAAAGGCTTATTCTCCTTTGTGCTTCTCCCAG GTATCTTAATACAGATGACTATGAGGGTGGCTTTACTAGCTCAGATGTTGAGCAGTTTCTGCAGAGCATGGAGTCCAACTATGACAACTGGGTCACTGCCTTCTCCTTACTAGCAGTGGACACAAATGATGAGCCATCTGTTAACAAATTCAGAGAGTTCCTGAGAAGAATGAGAGCTGGTGTGGCACTCTCCTTAGCCAAGACTGTGTTCTATAGTGATTACAGAGATATACTTGAGAAAATTGAAACTCCATGCACCATTATTCAGACCACTAGTGACATTATTGTTCCATTCAATGTAGCACTGTACATGGagagaaaaattaaaggaaaagtTACATTGGAGGCTTTAGAAGCTAAAGGGCATTTTCCTCAGATGACTGCATGCTCTCAGCTAGTTGATGTGCTGAAGGGTGTTATTGGCTTGTGA
- the LOC114180332 gene encoding FT-interacting protein 3-like: MATQNQNQQQQKKNKEDFSLKVTTPNINAGRVISGDRLPTAFDLVEKMQFLFARVVKAKRLCACQPCNPYVKVNLGSFTGTTRCLEKTTTPEWNHVFAFSRERIQVPVLEVVVWNKKCCDPDELLGSVGFTISDVPMRVPPDSPLAPQWYKLEDQKRVKLDVELMLSVWMGTQADEAFPEAWHSDATETCGENIAHTRSKVYISPRLWYLRVNVIQAQDLLLKLKSGNNSDIFIQGVVGNLALRSRFRKSNANPMWNEDLMFVVEEPFDDCLLLTLEQGSYSKHERVGSCVVPLKNVQQRTDATPPASVWYNLHMPKENKGEEKVKFSSKLNMRISLDGGYHVLDEATHYTSDLRPSSRNLCKPSIGVLELGILNAVGLSPMKKDNRTDAFCVAKYGPKWVRTRTVVDSLSPKWNEQYTWEVYDPCTVITISVFDNGNLSAAKSGGGKKPEEALDKRIGKVRIRLSTLESDKIYTHSYPLINLQTQGAKKMGEIQLAVRFSCPSMLNVLQTYAQPLLPRMHYTSPLSRFQLDSLRNQAAVITTLRFRRAEPPLSKEIVEYMVDMGANVWSMRRGKAQFYRIAGLLSFLVSAAKQFHEIHSWKSTVTTVVSYFMFVFIIFLPKMILPSAFSFLFMVGIWRYRTSGDNLKKRYDRLRAVAGRVVEVMADLATQGERVQSLLSWRDPRATVLFVIFCFVAVIVTCFVPFRILMLVWLSYVLRPPRFRSFDIPAVPQNFLRRMPAKSDSML; this comes from the exons ATGGCAACCCAAAATCAAAACCAGCAACAAcagaagaagaacaaagaggATTTCTCTCTGAAGGTGACAACTCCAAACATCAATGCCGGAAGAGTGATCAGTGGTGACAGACTCCCCACTGCATTCGACCTGGTTGAGAAAATGCAGTTTCTGTTTGCGAGGGTGGTGAAGGCCAAACGTTTATGTGCATGTCAACCTTGCAACCCTTATGTGAAAGTGAACCTTGGAAGCTTTACAGGAACAACAAGATGCTTGGAGAAAACCACAACTCCGGAATGGAACCATGTCTTTGCTTTTTCCAGGGAAAGGATTCAAGTGCCTGTTCTGGAAGTTGTGGTTTGGAACAAGAAATGTTGTGACCCTGATGAGTTATTGGGTAGTGTTGGATTCACAATTTCTGATGTTCCCATGAGGGTCCCTCCTGATAGCCCCCTGGCACCACAGTGGTACAAGCTTGAGGATCAGAAAAGGGTGAAGCTTGATGTAGAGTTGATGTTGTCTGTTTGGATGGGAACTCAAGCAGATGAAGCTTTTCCTGAGGCTTGGCATTCAGATGCAACAGAGACTTGTGGTGAAAACATTGCTCACACTCGTTCGAAGGTATATATTTCTCCTAGGCTTTGGTATCTCAGAGTTAATGTGATTCAAGCTCAGGATTTGTTGCTCAAACTTAAGAGTGGTAATAATTCTGATATTTTCATCCAAGGTGTTGTGGGGAACTTGGCTCTGAGGAGCCGTTTTAGGAAGAGTAATGCAAACCCTATGTGGAATGAGGACTTGATGTTTGTGGTGGAAGAACCCTTTGATGATTGTTTGTTACTGACACTAGAACAAGGGAGTTACAGCAAGCATGAGAGGGTGGGAAGTTGTGTGGTTCCTTTGAAGAATGTGCAGCAGAGAACTGATGCTACTCCACCAGCTAGTGTGTGGTACAATCTTCACATGCCAAAGGAAAACAAGGGTGAAGAGAAGGTAAAGTTTTCAAGTAAACTCAACATGAGGATCTCTTTGGATGGAGGGTACCATGTTCTTGATGAGGCCACACACTACACCAGTGATCTCAGGCCATCATCAAGAAACTTGTGCAAACCAAGCATTGGTGTTCTTGAATTGGGAATTCTTAATGCTGTGGGGCTGTCTCCAATGAAGAAGGATAACCGCACTGATGCATTTTGTGTAGCAAAGTATGGTCCCAAGTGGGTGAGGACAAGAACCGTTGTGGATAGTCTTTCTCCTAAGTGGAATGAGCAATACACATGGGAAGTTTATGATCCTTGCACTGTGATCACCATTTCCGTGTTTGATAATGGAAACTTGAGTGCAGCAAAAAGTGGTGGAGGAAAAAAACCAGAAGAAGCACTTGATAAGAGAATCGGCAAGGTAAGGATTCGTTTGTCCACTCTTGAAAGTGACAAGATTTACACTCACTCTTATCCACTGATAAACTTGCAAACTCAAGGAGCAAAAAAGATGGGAGAAATTCAATTAGCTGTGAGATTTTCTTGTCCATCTATGTTGAATGTTTTGCAAACATATGCACAACCTTTGCTCCCAAGAATGCACTACACAAGCCCTTTGTCTAGATTTCAGTTGGATAGTTTGAGAAACCAAGCTGCAGTGATCACAACACTGAGATTCAGAAGGGCTGAACCACCACTGAGTAAAGAGATTGTTGAGTACATGGTAGACATGGGTGCAAATGTGTGGAGCATGAGAAGGGGAAAAGCTCAGTTCTACAGAATTGCTGGTCTTCTGAGTTTTCTTGTTTCTGCTGCTAAACAGTTTCATGAGATACATTCTTGGAAGAGTACAGTCACCACAGTGGTTAGTTACTTCATGTTTGTGTTCATCATTTTCCTTCCTAAAATGATTCTGCCATCAGCATTTTCCTTCCTCTTTATGGTTGGAATTTGGCGCTATAGAACAAG TGGTGACAACTTGAAGAAAAGGTATGATCGGTTAAGAGCAGTTGCAGGGAGGGTGGTGGAAGTGATGGCTGATTTGGCAACTCAAGGAGAAAGGGTTCAATCTTTGCTGAGTTGGAGGGACCCAAGAGCAACCGTTTTGTTCGTTATTTTCTGCTTTGTGGCAGTTATTGTGACATGTTTTGTTCCTTTTCGCATTTTGATGTTGGTTTGGCTGAGTTATGTGTTGAGACCTCCGAGATTTCGAAGCTTTGATATTCCTGCAGTTCCACAGAACTTCCTCAGGAGAATGCCTGCAAAATCAGATAGCATGCTGTGA
- the LOC114181883 gene encoding VIN3-like protein 1 isoform X2 produces the protein MTETKSTSKNVKKQDSKKVSGVSNQSSRKQHRKGENPVRFVPVPDPPSDFGHSNSWICKNSACRAVLSKDDTFCRRCSCCICHLFDDNKDPSLWLVCTCESAQGDSCGLSCHIECALQHEKVGVVDHGQLMQLDGGYCCASCGKVTGILGCWKKQLSIAKDARRVDVLCFRIYLSYRLLDGTSRFKELHEMVKEAKAKLETEVGPVNGVSAKMARGIVSRLPIASDVQKLCSLAIEKADEWLATVPNVNPESREGSLPAACKVVFEEVTASSVKIILFEMSNASSGDVKGYKLWYYKSREESHTKDPVCVFPKSQRRILLSNLQPCTEYTFRIVSFTDTGDLGHSETKCFTKSVEILEKNSSSSVAVNQKKNLQAECNSSGSKLEPNPSSADSGFKVRDLGKILHLSWAQEQGSFEGFCCADKRNCCGQSEAIKPSKPQEQLPSVSRDLDLNVVSVPDLNEELTPPFESSRDEDNGCTLQQAVEADDDAASHDLDKNLARSHGSGGSQTWNHGQTGEVPAVDSRGDASRKRKASANEETHDCDSTLINGSPLRPSDGPFSLDENFEYCVKVIRWLECQGHIKQEFRLKLLTWFSLRSTEQERRVVNTFIQTLIDDPSSLAGQLVDSFSDIISNKRPRNGFCNKTVTSS, from the exons ATGACTGAAACTAAGTCAACGAGTAAGAATGTCAAGAAGCAGGACTCAAAAAAAGTTTCTGGTGTCAGCAATCAGTCTTCTAGGAAGCAACATCGCAAAGGAGAAAACCCTGTGCGGTTTGTACCAGTTCCTGACCCACCTAGTGATTTTGGACATTCAAACTCCTGGATCTGTAAGAATTCTGCTTGTCGAGCAGTTCTCTCTAAAGATGACACATTTTGTAGAAGGTGCTCTTGCTGTATTTGCCACCTTTTTGATGATAACAAGGATCCCAGCCTTTGGTTGGTATGCACATGTGAATCTGCTCAAGGGGACTCCTGTGGATTGTCTTGCCATATTGAGTGTGCTCTTCAACATGAAAAAGTTGGAGTTGTTGATCATGGACAACTGATGCAATTAGATGGTGGATATTGTTGTGCATCCTGCGGTAAAGTTACTGGGATACTTGG ATGTTGGAAGAAGCAGCTAAGCATAGCAAAAGATGCTCGACGAGTAGATGTACTATGTTTCAGGATATATTTGAGCTACAGGCTTTTGGATGGTACTTCAAGATTTAAAGAATTGCATGAAATGGTAAAAGAAGCAAAGGCTAAACTGGAAACTGAAGTTGGTCCAGTTAATGGGGTTTCTGCCAAAATGGCACGAGGGATTGTCAGCAGACTCCCTATTGCTAGTGATGTCCAAAAACTCTGCTCTCTTGCTATTGAGAAAGCTGATGAATGGTTGGCCACTGTTCCCAATGTAAATCCAGAATCCAGAG AGGGTTCACTTCCCGCTGCCTGCAAGGTTGTGTTTGAAGAGGTGACGGCCTCCTcagtcaaaataattttatttgaaatgtcaaatgcATCTTCTGGGGACGTTAAGGGATACAAGCTATGGTATTACAAGAGCAGGGAGGAATCACACACTAAAGATCCTGTTTGTGTTTTTCCCAAATCTCAGAGAAGGATTTTGTTATCCAACCTCCAACCTTGCACGGAATATACTTTTCGGATTGTATCTTTTACTGATACAGGTGACCTGGGTCACTCTGAGACCAAGTGTTTCACCAAGAGCGTTGAGATATTGGAAAAGAATTCATCTTCCTCAGTGGCTGTGAATCAGAAAAAGAACCTTCAAGCTGAATGCAATTCTTCTGGCTCCAAATTGGAGCCCAATCCCTCATCTGCAGACTCTGGATTTAAGGTTCGAGACCTTGGGAAAATCTTGCATCTTTCTTGGGCTCAAGAACAAGGTAGCTTTGAGGGGTTTTGCTGTGCTGACAAGAGAAATTGCTGTGGGCAGAGTGAAGCTATCAAGCCTAGCAAACCACAAGAGCAGTTGCCTTCAGTTTCACGCGATCTCGATCTAAATGTTGTTTCGGTGCCTGATTTAAACGAAGAGCTGACACCTCCGTTTGAGTCTTCCAGGGATGAAGATAATGGCTGTACCTTGCAGCAGGCTGTTGAGGCTGATGATGATGCTGCTTCTCATGATTTAGACAAAAATTTAGCAAGATCACATGGTAGTGGTGGTTCTCAGACATGGAACCATGGACAAACCGGAGAAGTTCCGGCCGTTGATTCACGCGGAGACGCAAGCAGGAAAAGGAAAGCTAGCGCAAATGAAGAGACACATGATTGTGACAGCACTTTGATAAATGGCTCTCCTCTACGCCCTTCTGATGGTCCATTCTCTTTAGATGAAAACTTTGAGTATTGTGTGAAAGTAATTCGCTGGCTAGAATGCCAGGGTCATATCAAGCAGGAGTTTAGGTTGAAATTGCTGACATGGTTTAGTTTGAGGTCGACAGAGCAAGAACGAAGGGTGGTAAATACTTTCATTCAAACTCTGATTGATGATCCTAGTAGTTTGGCAGGGCAACTAGTTGACTCATTTTCTGATATTATATCCAACAAGAGGCCAAGAAATGGGTTCTGCAACAAGACTGTGACATCAAGTTAA
- the LOC114181883 gene encoding VIN3-like protein 1 isoform X1 has product MDLEDKFLAKVSGIQSLSSSAQSTPEKNGHSDDASRSSELLQEFLKPGLKKELLRTCVDKDKKNISSKSRMTETKSTSKNVKKQDSKKVSGVSNQSSRKQHRKGENPVRFVPVPDPPSDFGHSNSWICKNSACRAVLSKDDTFCRRCSCCICHLFDDNKDPSLWLVCTCESAQGDSCGLSCHIECALQHEKVGVVDHGQLMQLDGGYCCASCGKVTGILGCWKKQLSIAKDARRVDVLCFRIYLSYRLLDGTSRFKELHEMVKEAKAKLETEVGPVNGVSAKMARGIVSRLPIASDVQKLCSLAIEKADEWLATVPNVNPESREGSLPAACKVVFEEVTASSVKIILFEMSNASSGDVKGYKLWYYKSREESHTKDPVCVFPKSQRRILLSNLQPCTEYTFRIVSFTDTGDLGHSETKCFTKSVEILEKNSSSSVAVNQKKNLQAECNSSGSKLEPNPSSADSGFKVRDLGKILHLSWAQEQGSFEGFCCADKRNCCGQSEAIKPSKPQEQLPSVSRDLDLNVVSVPDLNEELTPPFESSRDEDNGCTLQQAVEADDDAASHDLDKNLARSHGSGGSQTWNHGQTGEVPAVDSRGDASRKRKASANEETHDCDSTLINGSPLRPSDGPFSLDENFEYCVKVIRWLECQGHIKQEFRLKLLTWFSLRSTEQERRVVNTFIQTLIDDPSSLAGQLVDSFSDIISNKRPRNGFCNKTVTSS; this is encoded by the exons TTTCTGGTATTCAAAGCCTTTCATCTAGTGCTCAAAGTACTCCTGAAAAAAATGGTCATTCAGATGATGCTTCAAGAAGTTCAGAACTTCTTCAAGAGTTCCTAAAACCTGGTCTTAAGAAGGAACTTCTACGAACTTGCGTTGATAAGGACAAAAAGAACATTTCTTCAAAAAGCAGGATGACTGAAACTAAGTCAACGAGTAAGAATGTCAAGAAGCAGGACTCAAAAAAAGTTTCTGGTGTCAGCAATCAGTCTTCTAGGAAGCAACATCGCAAAGGAGAAAACCCTGTGCGGTTTGTACCAGTTCCTGACCCACCTAGTGATTTTGGACATTCAAACTCCTGGATCTGTAAGAATTCTGCTTGTCGAGCAGTTCTCTCTAAAGATGACACATTTTGTAGAAGGTGCTCTTGCTGTATTTGCCACCTTTTTGATGATAACAAGGATCCCAGCCTTTGGTTGGTATGCACATGTGAATCTGCTCAAGGGGACTCCTGTGGATTGTCTTGCCATATTGAGTGTGCTCTTCAACATGAAAAAGTTGGAGTTGTTGATCATGGACAACTGATGCAATTAGATGGTGGATATTGTTGTGCATCCTGCGGTAAAGTTACTGGGATACTTGG ATGTTGGAAGAAGCAGCTAAGCATAGCAAAAGATGCTCGACGAGTAGATGTACTATGTTTCAGGATATATTTGAGCTACAGGCTTTTGGATGGTACTTCAAGATTTAAAGAATTGCATGAAATGGTAAAAGAAGCAAAGGCTAAACTGGAAACTGAAGTTGGTCCAGTTAATGGGGTTTCTGCCAAAATGGCACGAGGGATTGTCAGCAGACTCCCTATTGCTAGTGATGTCCAAAAACTCTGCTCTCTTGCTATTGAGAAAGCTGATGAATGGTTGGCCACTGTTCCCAATGTAAATCCAGAATCCAGAG AGGGTTCACTTCCCGCTGCCTGCAAGGTTGTGTTTGAAGAGGTGACGGCCTCCTcagtcaaaataattttatttgaaatgtcaaatgcATCTTCTGGGGACGTTAAGGGATACAAGCTATGGTATTACAAGAGCAGGGAGGAATCACACACTAAAGATCCTGTTTGTGTTTTTCCCAAATCTCAGAGAAGGATTTTGTTATCCAACCTCCAACCTTGCACGGAATATACTTTTCGGATTGTATCTTTTACTGATACAGGTGACCTGGGTCACTCTGAGACCAAGTGTTTCACCAAGAGCGTTGAGATATTGGAAAAGAATTCATCTTCCTCAGTGGCTGTGAATCAGAAAAAGAACCTTCAAGCTGAATGCAATTCTTCTGGCTCCAAATTGGAGCCCAATCCCTCATCTGCAGACTCTGGATTTAAGGTTCGAGACCTTGGGAAAATCTTGCATCTTTCTTGGGCTCAAGAACAAGGTAGCTTTGAGGGGTTTTGCTGTGCTGACAAGAGAAATTGCTGTGGGCAGAGTGAAGCTATCAAGCCTAGCAAACCACAAGAGCAGTTGCCTTCAGTTTCACGCGATCTCGATCTAAATGTTGTTTCGGTGCCTGATTTAAACGAAGAGCTGACACCTCCGTTTGAGTCTTCCAGGGATGAAGATAATGGCTGTACCTTGCAGCAGGCTGTTGAGGCTGATGATGATGCTGCTTCTCATGATTTAGACAAAAATTTAGCAAGATCACATGGTAGTGGTGGTTCTCAGACATGGAACCATGGACAAACCGGAGAAGTTCCGGCCGTTGATTCACGCGGAGACGCAAGCAGGAAAAGGAAAGCTAGCGCAAATGAAGAGACACATGATTGTGACAGCACTTTGATAAATGGCTCTCCTCTACGCCCTTCTGATGGTCCATTCTCTTTAGATGAAAACTTTGAGTATTGTGTGAAAGTAATTCGCTGGCTAGAATGCCAGGGTCATATCAAGCAGGAGTTTAGGTTGAAATTGCTGACATGGTTTAGTTTGAGGTCGACAGAGCAAGAACGAAGGGTGGTAAATACTTTCATTCAAACTCTGATTGATGATCCTAGTAGTTTGGCAGGGCAACTAGTTGACTCATTTTCTGATATTATATCCAACAAGAGGCCAAGAAATGGGTTCTGCAACAAGACTGTGACATCAAGTTAA
- the LOC114181130 gene encoding fe-S cluster assembly factor HCF101, chloroplastic isoform X2: MQVLHAPSSPHLSIQTSKPPHLTWGLLPSVSVNSSPFSTLHVSLHSQKDQRLLWAPHRRFTSRAASVEVGDSSVSTGTAEGDVLKALSQIIDPDFGTDIVTCGFVKDLQIDKALGEVSFRLELTTPACPIKDMFEQQANEVVAMLPWVKNVKVTMSAQPARPIYAEQLPAGLRTISNIVAVSSCKGGVGKSTVAVNLAYTLADMGARVGIFDADVYGPSLPTMVSPENRLLLMNPEKKTIIPTEYSGVKLVSFGFAGQGRAIMRGPMVSGVINQLLTTTEWGELDYLIIDMPPGTGDIQLTLCQVVPLTAAVIVTTPQKLSFIDVAKGVRMFSKLKVPCVAVVENMCHFDADGKRYYPFGRGSGSQVVQQFGIPHLFDLPIRPTLSASGDSGKPEVVADPQGEVSKIFQNLGVCVVQQCAKIRQQVSTAVTYDKSIKAIKVKVPDSKEEFLLHPATVRRNDRSAQSVDEWTGEQKLQYSDVPEDIEPEEIRPMGNYAVSITWPDGFSQIAPYDQLQTMERLVDDVFEPSVQA; the protein is encoded by the exons ATGCAAGTTCTTCATGCTCCATCTTCTCCTCACCTTTCTATCCAAACCTCAAAACCTCCACACCTAACATGGG GTTTGCTTCCTTCTGTGAGTGTAAATTCTTCACCTTTTTCCACCCTTCATGTTTCTCTTCACTCCCAAAAGGACCAGCGGTTGTTGTGGGCCCCCCATAGAAGGTTCACCTCCAGAGCTGCTTCTGTTGAAG TTGGTGATTCTTCAGTATCAACTGGAACGGCTGAGGGTGATGTGTTGAAAGCCTTGTCTCAGATCATTGATCCAGACTTTGGAACGGATATTGTTACATGTGGATTTGTGAAAGATCTGCAGATTGATAAAGCATTAGGAGAG GTATCGTTTCGGTTGGAGCTCACTACACCAGCATGTCCAATCAAGGACATG TTTGAGCAGCAGGCAAATGAAGTGGTGGCAATGCTCCCTTGGGTCAAGAATGTTAAAGTTACAATGTCTGCACAACCAGCAAGACCTATATACGCCGAGCAACTTCCGGCAGGTCTACGGACAATTTCAAATATTGTGGCTGTGTCCAGTTGCAAG GGGGGTGTGGGAAAATCAACTGTAGCTGTAAACCTTGCTTACACATTGGCTGATATGGGTGCTAGAGTTGGTATATTTGATGCTGATGTTTATGGTCCAAGCTTGCCAACCATGGTCTCTCCCGAAAACCGACTGTTACTAATG AATCCAGAGAAGAAGACCATAATTCCAACTGAATACTCGGGAGTGAAACTAGTCTCTTTTGGATTTGCGGGACAAGGACGTGCAATAATGCGTGGCCCCATGGTTTCTGGAGTCATTAATCAACTTCTTACTACTACAGAGTG GGGTGAGCTGGATTACCTTATTATAGACATGCCTCCTGGAACTGGAGATATTCAACTCACATTATGCCAG GTAGTTCCATTAACTGCCGCTGTAATTGTTACCACTCCTCAAAAGCTGTCATTCATTGATGTTGCAAAAGGAGTTCGGATGTTTTCAAAGCTTAAG GTGCCTTGTGTCGCTGTTGTGGAGAACATGTGTCATTTTGATGCTGATGGAAAACGATATTACCCATTTGGCAGAGGTTCAGGTTCTCAG GTTGTTCAGCAGTTTGGAATACCTCATCTATTTGATCTCCCTATTAGACCAACT CTCTCTGCCTCTGGAGACAGTGGAAAGCCAGAAGTGGTGGCTGATCCTCAAGGTGAAGTTTCCAAGATATTCCAAAATCTAGGAGTATGTGTTGTTCAGCAGTGTGCCAAAATACGCCAACAAG TTTCGACTGCTGTCACCTATGATAAATCAATCAAGGCAATCAAAGTAAAGGTACCAGATTCAAAAGAAGAATTCTTGCTGCATCCTGCAACAGTGAGACGGAATGATCGCTCTGCTCAAAGTGTG GATGAATGGACGGGGGAGCAGAAACTGCAGTACAGTGATGTTCCTGAAGATATTGAACCTGAAGAAATTCGGCCAATGGGAAATTATGCAGTTTCAATAACTTGGCCTGATGGGTTTAGTCAG ATTGCTCCTTATGATCAATTACAGACGATGGAGCGGctggttgatgatgtttttgaACCAAGTGTGCAAGCATGA
- the LOC114181130 gene encoding fe-S cluster assembly factor HCF101, chloroplastic isoform X1 — protein sequence MQVLHAPSSPHLSIQTSKPPHLTWGLLPSVSVNSSPFSTLHVSLHSQKDQRLLWAPHRRFTSRAASVEDAVGDSSVSTGTAEGDVLKALSQIIDPDFGTDIVTCGFVKDLQIDKALGEVSFRLELTTPACPIKDMFEQQANEVVAMLPWVKNVKVTMSAQPARPIYAEQLPAGLRTISNIVAVSSCKGGVGKSTVAVNLAYTLADMGARVGIFDADVYGPSLPTMVSPENRLLLMNPEKKTIIPTEYSGVKLVSFGFAGQGRAIMRGPMVSGVINQLLTTTEWGELDYLIIDMPPGTGDIQLTLCQVVPLTAAVIVTTPQKLSFIDVAKGVRMFSKLKVPCVAVVENMCHFDADGKRYYPFGRGSGSQVVQQFGIPHLFDLPIRPTLSASGDSGKPEVVADPQGEVSKIFQNLGVCVVQQCAKIRQQVSTAVTYDKSIKAIKVKVPDSKEEFLLHPATVRRNDRSAQSVDEWTGEQKLQYSDVPEDIEPEEIRPMGNYAVSITWPDGFSQIAPYDQLQTMERLVDDVFEPSVQA from the exons ATGCAAGTTCTTCATGCTCCATCTTCTCCTCACCTTTCTATCCAAACCTCAAAACCTCCACACCTAACATGGG GTTTGCTTCCTTCTGTGAGTGTAAATTCTTCACCTTTTTCCACCCTTCATGTTTCTCTTCACTCCCAAAAGGACCAGCGGTTGTTGTGGGCCCCCCATAGAAGGTTCACCTCCAGAGCTGCTTCTGTTGAAG ATGCAGTTGGTGATTCTTCAGTATCAACTGGAACGGCTGAGGGTGATGTGTTGAAAGCCTTGTCTCAGATCATTGATCCAGACTTTGGAACGGATATTGTTACATGTGGATTTGTGAAAGATCTGCAGATTGATAAAGCATTAGGAGAG GTATCGTTTCGGTTGGAGCTCACTACACCAGCATGTCCAATCAAGGACATG TTTGAGCAGCAGGCAAATGAAGTGGTGGCAATGCTCCCTTGGGTCAAGAATGTTAAAGTTACAATGTCTGCACAACCAGCAAGACCTATATACGCCGAGCAACTTCCGGCAGGTCTACGGACAATTTCAAATATTGTGGCTGTGTCCAGTTGCAAG GGGGGTGTGGGAAAATCAACTGTAGCTGTAAACCTTGCTTACACATTGGCTGATATGGGTGCTAGAGTTGGTATATTTGATGCTGATGTTTATGGTCCAAGCTTGCCAACCATGGTCTCTCCCGAAAACCGACTGTTACTAATG AATCCAGAGAAGAAGACCATAATTCCAACTGAATACTCGGGAGTGAAACTAGTCTCTTTTGGATTTGCGGGACAAGGACGTGCAATAATGCGTGGCCCCATGGTTTCTGGAGTCATTAATCAACTTCTTACTACTACAGAGTG GGGTGAGCTGGATTACCTTATTATAGACATGCCTCCTGGAACTGGAGATATTCAACTCACATTATGCCAG GTAGTTCCATTAACTGCCGCTGTAATTGTTACCACTCCTCAAAAGCTGTCATTCATTGATGTTGCAAAAGGAGTTCGGATGTTTTCAAAGCTTAAG GTGCCTTGTGTCGCTGTTGTGGAGAACATGTGTCATTTTGATGCTGATGGAAAACGATATTACCCATTTGGCAGAGGTTCAGGTTCTCAG GTTGTTCAGCAGTTTGGAATACCTCATCTATTTGATCTCCCTATTAGACCAACT CTCTCTGCCTCTGGAGACAGTGGAAAGCCAGAAGTGGTGGCTGATCCTCAAGGTGAAGTTTCCAAGATATTCCAAAATCTAGGAGTATGTGTTGTTCAGCAGTGTGCCAAAATACGCCAACAAG TTTCGACTGCTGTCACCTATGATAAATCAATCAAGGCAATCAAAGTAAAGGTACCAGATTCAAAAGAAGAATTCTTGCTGCATCCTGCAACAGTGAGACGGAATGATCGCTCTGCTCAAAGTGTG GATGAATGGACGGGGGAGCAGAAACTGCAGTACAGTGATGTTCCTGAAGATATTGAACCTGAAGAAATTCGGCCAATGGGAAATTATGCAGTTTCAATAACTTGGCCTGATGGGTTTAGTCAG ATTGCTCCTTATGATCAATTACAGACGATGGAGCGGctggttgatgatgtttttgaACCAAGTGTGCAAGCATGA